One part of the Terriglobales bacterium genome encodes these proteins:
- a CDS encoding helix-turn-helix transcriptional regulator has translation MNIGETIRNFRLQKSMSQGDIEKRTGLLRCYLSRVENGHTIPSLDTLAKIAGAMELPLAQFFTDNTHDNGTRNLPQLSEDEIRFLTQIRRYSSSLNDSDRKLVLAMVKKMAAGTGK, from the coding sequence ATGAATATCGGCGAGACGATCCGCAATTTCCGTCTGCAAAAGAGCATGTCACAAGGCGACATCGAGAAGCGCACGGGGTTGTTGCGCTGCTACCTGTCACGCGTCGAAAACGGCCATACCATTCCGTCCCTGGACACACTGGCCAAGATTGCCGGCGCGATGGAACTGCCGCTGGCGCAATTCTTCACCGACAATACGCACGACAACGGCACCCGCAACTTGCCGCAGTTAAGCGAAGACGAAATCCGCTTCCTGACGCAGATACGCCGTTATTCCTCGAGTTTGAATGACAGCGATCGCAAGCTGGTTCTGGCCATGGTCAAGAAAATGGCGGCAGGCACGGGAAAATAG
- a CDS encoding polymer-forming cytoskeletal protein — protein sequence MTPSVSRTFLAFAAAGFLGLASLSFAQDNDDVAIGRTITVAPNETRGDIACVHCSVYVRGLVKGDIAVFDGRIVIEGVVTGDVALAWGNLRLGDGAQVGGDVAAFGGEVKRSPSATVRGDQASFPRGKFMVAAIFALACFGAVIVLILWLLMWLFQRGRPGPAPQVAGRT from the coding sequence ATGACACCGTCAGTAAGCAGGACTTTTCTGGCCTTCGCGGCCGCAGGATTTCTGGGCCTTGCGTCCCTGTCCTTCGCGCAGGACAACGACGATGTTGCCATTGGCCGCACGATCACCGTTGCGCCCAACGAAACTCGCGGTGATATCGCCTGCGTCCACTGTTCGGTTTACGTGCGCGGCTTGGTCAAGGGAGACATCGCAGTTTTCGATGGGCGGATCGTGATTGAGGGTGTGGTCACCGGCGACGTGGCCCTGGCGTGGGGAAATCTGCGACTCGGCGATGGCGCCCAGGTCGGCGGTGACGTGGCGGCTTTCGGTGGCGAGGTGAAGCGCAGCCCTTCGGCTACCGTGCGCGGCGACCAGGCGTCCTTTCCAAGGGGCAAGTTTATGGTCGCCGCCATTTTTGCCCTGGCGTGCTTCGGCGCTGTGATCGTCCTCATTCTATGGCTGCTCATGTGGCTGTTCCAGCGCGGCCGACCTGGGCCTGCTCCGCAGGTGGCCGGTCGAACCTAG
- a CDS encoding ATP-binding cassette domain-containing protein → MTSDTTIRETARPAAGGPPAIAVENITKKYGDFTAVDGVSFSVAEGEIFGLLGPNGAGKSTLIRMMTTLIPITGGKAFIAGHDVQKEANEARRSIGVIPQAMTSDIDLTVEENLSIYAKLYGVPREERERAINDLLEQVELTKWRRAQTKTLSGGMRRRLEVARGLVHSPKIFFLDEPTTGLDPVSRVAVWEMLTHIKEQRRLTMLITTHYMDEADRLCDRIAIVDHGKLVALDTPLALKASVPAENVIEVQFAKTPPDWERMLQALPKVNSVQPEGAGMYRILSAGADSVTALVECALSADVVIKSLSVQSTTLDDVFVHYTGRQLRDEQVKAFGFVMPDRPGMRP, encoded by the coding sequence GTGACCAGCGATACGACAATCCGGGAAACAGCGCGGCCTGCTGCCGGTGGTCCCCCGGCCATCGCCGTCGAGAACATCACGAAAAAGTATGGCGACTTCACCGCCGTGGATGGCGTGTCATTCAGCGTTGCGGAGGGAGAGATCTTCGGCTTGTTGGGTCCGAACGGTGCCGGCAAGTCCACCTTGATCCGCATGATGACCACGCTCATACCGATCACCGGCGGTAAGGCATTCATCGCCGGGCACGACGTGCAGAAGGAGGCGAACGAGGCGCGGCGTTCCATCGGCGTCATTCCGCAGGCCATGACCAGCGATATTGATCTCACGGTAGAAGAGAACCTGAGCATCTACGCCAAACTCTACGGCGTACCCCGCGAGGAGCGCGAGCGCGCGATCAACGATCTGCTGGAGCAAGTGGAGCTGACCAAGTGGCGCCGCGCCCAGACCAAGACCCTTTCCGGCGGCATGCGGCGGCGGCTGGAAGTCGCGCGCGGGCTGGTACACAGCCCCAAAATCTTTTTTCTCGACGAGCCGACCACCGGCCTGGACCCCGTCTCCCGGGTTGCGGTTTGGGAGATGCTCACCCACATCAAGGAACAGCGCCGCTTGACCATGCTGATCACCACCCACTACATGGATGAGGCCGATCGCCTGTGCGACCGCATCGCCATCGTGGATCACGGAAAACTGGTAGCGCTGGACACGCCCCTGGCTTTGAAGGCGAGTGTGCCGGCGGAAAACGTCATCGAAGTCCAGTTCGCGAAGACGCCGCCGGATTGGGAGCGCATGCTGCAGGCCCTGCCCAAGGTCAACTCGGTGCAGCCCGAGGGCGCGGGCATGTACCGCATTCTTTCCGCCGGCGCCGACAGTGTCACCGCGCTGGTGGAGTGCGCGTTGTCAGCCGATGTCGTCATCAAGTCGCTTTCCGTGCAGAGCACCACCCTGGACGATGTGTTCGTTCACTACACGGGGCGGCAGTTGCGCGACGAACAGGTCAAGGCCTTCGGGTTCGTCATGCCCGACCGCCCGGGGATGCGTCCATGA
- a CDS encoding PP2C family protein-serine/threonine phosphatase has product MAATAPASRPPSVPPPPVPFKRRAKDFWERVSEGLELNQLWSQFVQEARTSYSLYSREFKRGDVEGLRRGRRFWALSKQFFWAVLMKLSPARRIILILAVVFLAVPVFQLQVSDRGVNVGGSSLAFWGGLMLLGLLVLEIADRVTMKRDLEIAREIQHWLVPEKPPQIAGLDVAFVSRPANTVAGDYYDVLPTQPEEPTSDVLLVVADVAGKSLPAALLMATLQASLRTLATTAHTLPELVAGLNRYACANSLGGRRFTTAFLALLHPHTGVLTYCNAGHNAPLLRRAGGTMERLEVGGVPLGIQNEPPYLCGSAVLRPGDMLVIFTDGVVEAVNERGQEYEEARLIPLVQRCCSMSAQGLVDSLMGELKIFSGQASQHDDITCMAVRLI; this is encoded by the coding sequence ATGGCAGCCACCGCCCCCGCCTCGCGTCCTCCTTCCGTCCCTCCCCCGCCGGTCCCCTTCAAGCGACGGGCGAAGGATTTTTGGGAGCGCGTCAGCGAAGGACTGGAGCTCAACCAGCTCTGGTCGCAGTTCGTTCAAGAGGCGCGTACCAGCTACAGCTTGTACTCGCGCGAATTCAAGCGCGGCGATGTGGAAGGCCTGCGTCGCGGCCGGCGGTTCTGGGCATTGAGCAAGCAATTCTTCTGGGCCGTGCTGATGAAACTGTCTCCGGCGCGGCGCATTATCCTGATCCTGGCGGTGGTATTCCTGGCAGTGCCCGTCTTCCAGTTGCAGGTTTCCGACCGAGGTGTGAACGTGGGCGGGAGCAGCCTTGCATTCTGGGGCGGGCTGATGCTGCTGGGCCTGTTGGTGCTGGAGATCGCGGATCGGGTCACCATGAAACGCGACCTGGAGATCGCGCGGGAAATCCAGCATTGGCTCGTGCCTGAGAAGCCGCCGCAGATTGCGGGATTGGATGTTGCGTTCGTGTCTCGCCCGGCAAACACCGTAGCCGGAGATTACTACGACGTGCTGCCGACGCAACCGGAGGAACCAACGTCTGACGTGCTGCTGGTGGTCGCCGATGTTGCCGGGAAAAGCCTGCCCGCGGCGCTGCTGATGGCCACTCTGCAAGCGAGCCTGCGCACGCTGGCGACCACCGCGCATACACTTCCCGAACTGGTAGCCGGACTCAACCGCTACGCCTGCGCCAACAGTCTCGGTGGCCGGCGCTTCACCACCGCGTTTTTGGCGCTCTTGCATCCCCACACCGGCGTATTGACGTACTGCAATGCCGGTCACAATGCGCCTCTGCTGCGGCGCGCTGGCGGCACGATGGAGCGCCTGGAGGTCGGCGGCGTGCCTCTCGGCATTCAAAACGAACCCCCGTACCTGTGCGGCAGTGCGGTGCTGCGGCCCGGCGACATGCTGGTGATTTTTACTGACGGCGTGGTGGAAGCGGTGAACGAGCGCGGCCAGGAATACGAGGAAGCTCGCCTCATACCGCTGGTTCAGCGCTGCTGTTCGATGAGCGCGCAAGGATTGGTGGACAGCTTGATGGGTGAGCTGAAGATCTTCTCCGGACAGGCCAGCCAGCACGACGACATCACCTGCATGGCCGTGCGACTGATCTAG
- a CDS encoding ABC transporter permease, whose product MHREFRLREPAVVALETMRAHKLRSFLMLLGIILSVSTLILVVALIEGTNRYIADRVANMGSNVFLVHQYPIITNAADFVKAQRRNRKIEWDDYEAMRSGLRLPLQVGVEVRKNGKVKSGADSLEDVSIRGVTANIGQMDVEEPKTGRYISEADNEHRATTAFIGSETASRLFPSLDPIGKMLSVDGREYEIVGVAKAIGTVLGQSQDNFVYVPIQTFLKYYGHNLSLSVNVQCRGAEWMEQSKDEVRALMRARRHLAPGAEDTFGIISSDTIMGLWKNLTAVLASSMVGIVSVFLVIGGVVIMNVMLASVTERTREIGVRKSIGARRRDILMQFVVESSVMSAVGGAIGVAVAWIGALIVRNTTSVPMAVPISAVLIALVVSTAVGLFFGIYPARKAARLDPIEALRFET is encoded by the coding sequence ATGCACCGCGAGTTCCGCCTGCGCGAGCCGGCGGTGGTGGCGCTGGAAACCATGCGCGCCCACAAGCTGCGCTCGTTTCTCATGCTGCTGGGTATCATTCTGTCGGTTTCAACGCTGATCCTGGTGGTCGCCCTGATCGAAGGGACCAACCGCTACATCGCCGACCGCGTCGCCAACATGGGGTCGAACGTCTTTCTGGTCCACCAGTACCCGATCATCACCAACGCGGCCGACTTCGTGAAAGCGCAGCGCCGCAACCGCAAGATCGAATGGGACGATTACGAAGCCATGCGCAGCGGCCTGCGCCTGCCTCTGCAGGTGGGCGTGGAGGTGAGAAAGAATGGCAAGGTGAAAAGCGGCGCCGACAGCCTCGAGGATGTCTCCATCCGCGGCGTCACCGCCAACATCGGCCAGATGGACGTGGAAGAACCGAAAACGGGCCGGTACATCTCCGAGGCCGATAACGAACACCGCGCTACGACCGCGTTCATCGGAAGCGAAACTGCCAGCCGGCTGTTTCCCAGCCTGGATCCCATCGGCAAGATGCTTTCCGTGGACGGACGCGAGTACGAGATTGTGGGAGTGGCGAAGGCGATCGGCACCGTGCTCGGGCAGTCGCAGGACAACTTCGTTTACGTCCCGATCCAGACCTTCCTCAAGTATTACGGCCACAACTTGAGCCTTTCAGTCAACGTGCAGTGCCGTGGAGCAGAGTGGATGGAGCAGAGCAAGGACGAAGTGCGCGCGCTGATGCGGGCGCGCCGCCACCTGGCTCCCGGCGCTGAAGACACCTTCGGCATCATCTCTTCGGACACCATCATGGGCTTGTGGAAGAACCTGACTGCGGTGCTGGCCTCCAGCATGGTGGGAATCGTAAGCGTCTTCCTGGTCATCGGCGGGGTGGTGATCATGAACGTAATGCTGGCGAGCGTTACCGAACGCACGCGGGAAATCGGGGTGCGGAAGTCGATTGGAGCGCGCCGCCGCGACATCCTGATGCAGTTCGTAGTGGAATCGTCGGTGATGTCGGCGGTGGGCGGCGCGATTGGCGTCGCGGTAGCATGGATCGGCGCCCTGATCGTGCGCAACACCACGTCGGTGCCGATGGCGGTCCCCATCTCCGCCGTGCTGATTGCGCTCGTGGTCTCGACGGCGGTCGGATTGTTTTTCGGAATTTACCCCGCGCGCAAGGCGGCCAGGCTGGACCCCATCGAGGCCCTGAGGTTCGAAACCTGA
- a CDS encoding B12-binding domain-containing radical SAM protein gives METHPKGSQAKVLLASVFGPYAQDDAFGSRAINPMELYHNQVTRAQGSFSLRMFHRSWGIMMIQHNICAPCTVLDFPTRKRFERELVAEQYDIVGISSIIPNVGKVRDMCRTVRRLSAHSKIVIGGHVAAIPGVEQMVDADFIVKGEGIAWMRRYLGEDETAPIRHPAIMSAFQLRVMGMRMPDSSSRTAAAIIPSVGCPMGCNFCTTSAFFGGKGKFVNFYESGDELFDVMMQSAKAMGTRSFFMMDENFLLNRPRAMQLLARMKQENKPWALYVFSSANAIRKYTMQELVELGVSWMWMGLESPRSGYAKLNGADTLSLTRELRRHGIKTLGSTIVGMEHHTPENIRQEVEHAIAHQTDFHQFMLYTPVPGTPLFQQMMDEGRLLDVDLADIHGQYKFNFQHAAISRDDSKKFLDWAFLRDFERNGPSIYRICETMLQGWKRYKNYHDARVRARFEWEVRQLKSAYNASLWAMEKRLKHVNGQISQQIKSLRKEVEQEFGVAAQSTRAFLGPLLLWTSRREDKRLARGKTYEPPTFVERRNWLEA, from the coding sequence GTGGAAACCCACCCCAAGGGCTCGCAGGCAAAAGTGTTGCTCGCCTCCGTGTTCGGACCCTACGCCCAGGACGATGCCTTCGGCAGCCGTGCCATCAATCCCATGGAGCTGTACCACAACCAGGTGACCCGCGCCCAGGGAAGCTTTTCTCTGCGCATGTTCCACCGCTCCTGGGGAATCATGATGATCCAGCACAATATCTGCGCCCCGTGCACGGTGCTGGATTTCCCTACCCGCAAGCGTTTCGAGCGCGAGCTGGTGGCCGAACAGTACGACATTGTCGGCATCTCCTCCATCATCCCTAACGTGGGGAAGGTGCGTGACATGTGCCGCACGGTTCGCCGCCTCTCGGCGCACTCCAAGATCGTGATCGGCGGGCACGTCGCCGCCATCCCGGGCGTCGAGCAGATGGTGGACGCCGATTTCATAGTTAAAGGCGAAGGCATAGCCTGGATGCGCCGCTACCTCGGCGAGGATGAGACCGCCCCCATCCGGCATCCGGCAATCATGTCAGCGTTTCAGCTGCGCGTCATGGGCATGCGAATGCCGGACTCCAGCAGCCGGACCGCGGCAGCCATCATTCCCTCGGTCGGCTGTCCCATGGGCTGCAACTTCTGCACCACCTCTGCCTTCTTCGGCGGCAAGGGGAAGTTCGTCAATTTCTACGAATCCGGAGACGAACTGTTCGACGTCATGATGCAGTCCGCGAAGGCCATGGGCACACGCTCCTTTTTCATGATGGATGAAAACTTCCTGCTCAACCGGCCGCGCGCCATGCAACTGCTGGCGCGCATGAAGCAGGAAAACAAGCCGTGGGCGCTGTACGTGTTTTCCTCCGCCAATGCCATTCGCAAATACACCATGCAGGAACTGGTTGAGCTCGGAGTCTCCTGGATGTGGATGGGCCTGGAATCGCCTCGCTCCGGCTACGCCAAGCTGAATGGCGCCGACACGCTTTCGCTGACGCGCGAACTCCGCCGGCATGGAATCAAGACTTTGGGCTCGACTATCGTCGGCATGGAACACCACACTCCGGAAAACATTCGCCAGGAAGTGGAGCACGCCATCGCGCACCAGACCGATTTCCACCAGTTCATGCTCTACACGCCGGTCCCGGGCACGCCGTTGTTCCAGCAGATGATGGACGAAGGCCGCCTGCTCGACGTCGATCTCGCCGACATCCACGGCCAGTACAAGTTCAATTTCCAGCACGCCGCCATCTCGCGCGACGATTCCAAGAAATTTCTCGATTGGGCTTTCCTCCGCGACTTCGAGCGCAATGGACCCAGCATCTACCGCATCTGCGAGACCATGCTGCAGGGCTGGAAGCGATACAAGAATTACCACGACGCACGCGTCCGCGCCCGTTTTGAATGGGAGGTGAGGCAGCTGAAGAGCGCCTACAACGCTTCCCTGTGGGCGATGGAGAAGCGCCTGAAACACGTCAATGGGCAAATCAGCCAGCAGATCAAGTCGCTGCGCAAGGAGGTGGAACAGGAGTTCGGCGTCGCCGCGCAGAGTACGCGCGCGTTCCTTGGCCCGCTGCTCCTGTGGACTTCCCGGCGAGAAGACAAGCGCCTGGCGAGGGGCAAGACCTACGAGCCGCCGACCTTCGTGGAGCGCAGAAACTGGTTGGAAGCGTAG
- a CDS encoding D-alanine--D-alanine ligase, with the protein MAKKIRVGVLFGGRSGEHEVSLLSAASVVQAIDKSKYDVVPIGITKDGRWLSADNAERLLRGEKTEPKHLRAGDPEVTPGAAVLAKGESVMVPPVPGHELQPFETDVPHRRTSDRAINVDIIFPVLHGTFGEDGTIQGLLELADIPYVGAGVLGSAAGMDKDVMKRLFRQSGLDIVKHVTVLRSQWEKDAKKVRREIEKALKYPVFVKPANLGSSVGISKVHDRGELDAAMNEAAQFDRKIIVEQSVGGKGGRAREIECSVLGNDQPQASVPGEIVPAAEFYDYNAKYIDEGSKLIIPAKLPRSQQKKIQEMAVKCFLAVDCAGLARVDFLMDPKTGRVFANEINTMPGFTSISMYPKLWAASGISYPELIDRLIQLGLQRFEEKKRNKYTKD; encoded by the coding sequence ATGGCGAAGAAAATTCGCGTAGGCGTTCTGTTCGGCGGGCGCAGCGGCGAGCACGAAGTTTCCCTGTTGTCGGCCGCTTCGGTCGTGCAGGCCATCGACAAAAGCAAGTACGACGTGGTTCCCATCGGCATTACCAAGGACGGCCGCTGGCTCAGCGCCGATAACGCCGAACGCTTGCTGCGGGGCGAAAAGACCGAGCCCAAGCATCTCCGCGCCGGCGACCCCGAAGTCACACCCGGGGCGGCGGTCCTGGCCAAGGGCGAATCGGTGATGGTCCCACCCGTCCCGGGGCACGAACTCCAGCCCTTTGAAACCGATGTTCCCCACCGCCGTACCAGCGACCGCGCCATTAATGTGGACATCATCTTTCCCGTGCTGCACGGCACCTTCGGCGAGGATGGAACCATCCAGGGCCTGCTGGAGCTGGCGGACATCCCCTACGTCGGCGCGGGTGTGCTCGGCTCCGCCGCAGGCATGGACAAAGACGTCATGAAGCGGCTGTTCCGGCAGTCCGGACTCGACATCGTGAAACACGTTACGGTGCTGCGCTCGCAATGGGAGAAGGACGCGAAGAAAGTACGGCGCGAGATCGAAAAGGCCCTGAAATATCCGGTGTTCGTGAAACCCGCGAACCTGGGCAGCTCAGTCGGCATTTCCAAGGTGCACGACCGCGGCGAACTCGATGCGGCGATGAATGAGGCGGCGCAGTTCGACCGCAAGATCATCGTCGAGCAGAGCGTCGGCGGGAAAGGCGGTCGCGCGCGGGAGATCGAGTGCTCGGTGCTGGGCAACGACCAGCCGCAGGCTTCCGTTCCCGGGGAGATCGTGCCGGCCGCGGAATTCTACGATTACAACGCCAAGTACATCGATGAGGGCTCCAAGCTGATCATCCCGGCGAAGCTGCCCCGCTCGCAGCAGAAGAAGATCCAGGAGATGGCGGTGAAGTGCTTTCTCGCCGTGGACTGCGCCGGACTGGCGCGCGTGGACTTTCTCATGGACCCCAAGACTGGCCGCGTCTTCGCCAACGAAATCAACACCATGCCCGGCTTCACCTCAATCAGCATGTATCCGAAACTGTGGGCCGCATCGGGTATCTCTTATCCCGAACTGATCGACCGCCTCATCCAACTCGGCCTCCAGCGTTTCGAGGAGAAGAAGAGGAACAAGTACACCAAGGACTGA
- a CDS encoding TetR/AcrR family transcriptional regulator: MTKSRSLGTRGQPEQTRAAILNAAIAEFAREGVAGARTDAIARGAKVNKALLYYYFRNKETLYGAALDSVFAGLTERISAVLDLDLSPREAILGFVGAHFDYIASHPAFPRMVQREMMRVGRRGSPHLKRIVETYLRPTFMRLREVMLAGMARGDIRKLDPMEVMPSLIALNIFHVTSIPMMQLLAPGIDPLSPERVAKRRAAVLDFISAAIFTAPGSPTEARR; encoded by the coding sequence ATGACTAAATCGAGATCGCTGGGCACGCGCGGGCAGCCCGAGCAGACGCGCGCCGCCATCCTGAATGCCGCCATCGCGGAATTTGCCCGCGAGGGCGTGGCCGGCGCGCGCACCGACGCCATCGCCCGCGGCGCCAAGGTCAACAAGGCCCTGCTCTACTACTACTTCCGAAATAAGGAAACCCTTTATGGCGCGGCGCTGGATTCGGTCTTCGCCGGCCTGACGGAGCGCATCTCGGCGGTGCTGGACCTTGACCTTTCCCCGCGCGAAGCCATTCTGGGATTTGTCGGAGCGCACTTCGATTACATCGCCAGCCACCCCGCGTTTCCGCGCATGGTGCAACGGGAGATGATGCGCGTGGGGCGCAGAGGCTCCCCGCACCTCAAGCGCATTGTCGAGACTTATCTGCGGCCCACCTTCATGCGCTTGCGCGAGGTGATGCTGGCAGGAATGGCCCGCGGTGACATCCGCAAGCTGGACCCGATGGAAGTGATGCCGTCGCTGATCGCACTCAATATCTTCCACGTCACTTCGATTCCCATGATGCAGTTGCTGGCGCCAGGCATTGACCCTCTTTCGCCGGAGCGCGTGGCAAAGCGGCGCGCCGCCGTGCTGGACTTCATCTCCGCCGCCATCTTCACCGCGCCAGGATCGCCTACGGAGGCCAGACGATGA
- a CDS encoding efflux RND transporter periplasmic adaptor subunit, with product MKGSRFLIVLVVMLAVAVGYYFATTNRDGGLVLVGTVDANQVIVSAKIQGRIEKLLVDEGTPVKQGDVIAVLDSAELEAQKRAAADTIAGLRSQVTGTRATELMTRGSTSSDVVNARARLQSVQSQLTMSEANLEQVSADTDRTVSLADQGVASRQDRDRAVAALKSAKANVQSLRDQVRAAEADLASAEARLHNTRAAESNVASTRAQMMNAEAQLAQADTRLGYTRVVAPIAGVVSLRAARQGEVVNPGVPIVTLVDLSDTWVRAAVPETYADKIALGDTLNIRMPSGAVIPGKVIFKNTEGDFATQRDVSRSKRDIKTVAFKLRIDNQGMKYATGMTAEVLVPASKLNAASPPAPATGQGK from the coding sequence ATGAAGGGCAGCCGTTTCTTGATCGTTCTCGTCGTCATGCTGGCGGTTGCGGTCGGCTACTACTTCGCCACCACGAACCGCGACGGTGGCCTGGTGCTGGTTGGCACGGTCGATGCCAACCAGGTGATCGTGAGCGCCAAAATCCAGGGGCGCATTGAGAAGTTGCTGGTGGACGAAGGTACCCCGGTCAAGCAGGGCGACGTGATCGCGGTGCTCGACTCTGCGGAACTGGAAGCGCAGAAGCGCGCCGCGGCCGACACCATCGCCGGCCTGCGCTCGCAGGTGACCGGCACCCGCGCCACTGAGTTGATGACGCGCGGCTCCACCTCCAGTGATGTCGTCAACGCGCGCGCCCGTCTGCAATCGGTACAGAGCCAACTCACGATGTCGGAAGCCAATCTCGAGCAGGTCTCCGCTGATACCGACCGTACCGTGTCGCTGGCCGACCAGGGCGTGGCTTCGCGGCAGGACCGTGATCGCGCGGTGGCGGCGTTGAAGTCCGCCAAGGCCAACGTGCAGTCTCTGCGTGACCAGGTGCGCGCCGCCGAAGCTGACCTGGCCTCCGCCGAAGCGCGCCTGCACAACACGCGCGCCGCCGAAAGCAACGTTGCCTCCACGCGGGCACAAATGATGAACGCCGAGGCGCAGCTTGCGCAAGCCGACACGCGGCTGGGGTATACGCGGGTGGTGGCGCCCATTGCCGGCGTTGTCTCGCTGCGCGCCGCGCGCCAGGGAGAGGTGGTCAATCCCGGTGTGCCCATCGTCACCCTGGTGGACTTGTCCGATACCTGGGTTCGGGCTGCCGTGCCGGAAACCTATGCCGACAAAATTGCGCTCGGCGACACCCTCAATATCCGCATGCCCAGCGGCGCCGTCATTCCCGGGAAAGTCATTTTCAAGAACACCGAGGGAGACTTTGCCACGCAACGCGACGTCAGCCGCAGCAAGCGCGACATCAAGACGGTTGCGTTCAAGCTCCGCATCGACAACCAGGGCATGAAGTACGCCACCGGCATGACTGCCGAAGTACTGGTGCCTGCTTCCAAGCTCAACGCCGCCTCGCCTCCAGCGCCGGCAACAGGACAGGGCAAGTGA
- a CDS encoding ABC transporter permease — protein sequence MNRMWAIVERELRKFLRSPALMLVSLVFPLIQLIVLGNAFGGKIRDARLGIVDQDGGVQSLRIKEAFNSVAANVRTFVPVYYDNDKLAMQDVKNGKIDGALIIPPQYSRRLYAEEDPRIALVVDNSDNFVSSALEQKLTELTRALNTPDVEPRVVQQVALDVVELYPYIEYMKYLLPGSITLAMFVSVMIGGGMLYIDDKARGIHEGFLVTPITKLELILGLNTAGALKAIASGIVITVVGSLLAGVSATFRPQQAVLLALLILVTSLAFNTMMFLFMVRVEDPLVPRATFGVLNTLLFFPSGAIYPINAFPKWLQVIAIADPFSYAVHAFKALLLKEAGFAAIWHDLLFLTLFAAIMISIATPLFKRTL from the coding sequence ATGAACCGCATGTGGGCCATCGTCGAACGCGAACTGCGCAAGTTTCTACGCTCCCCAGCGCTGATGCTGGTCTCCCTGGTGTTTCCCCTGATTCAGCTCATCGTGCTGGGCAATGCTTTCGGCGGCAAGATTCGCGACGCACGCCTCGGAATCGTCGACCAGGACGGCGGGGTGCAGTCGTTGCGCATCAAGGAGGCGTTTAATTCCGTTGCCGCCAACGTCCGCACCTTCGTGCCGGTCTATTACGACAACGACAAGCTGGCGATGCAGGATGTCAAGAACGGCAAGATCGATGGCGCGCTCATCATCCCGCCACAGTATTCGCGCCGGCTCTATGCCGAGGAAGATCCGCGGATCGCCCTCGTGGTGGACAACAGCGACAACTTCGTGAGTTCCGCGCTGGAGCAGAAGCTCACCGAACTGACCCGGGCGCTGAACACCCCCGACGTAGAACCACGCGTCGTGCAGCAGGTCGCTCTCGATGTTGTCGAGCTCTATCCTTATATCGAGTACATGAAGTACCTGCTGCCGGGATCGATCACGCTGGCCATGTTTGTTTCCGTGATGATCGGCGGCGGCATGCTCTACATCGACGACAAGGCGCGCGGCATCCACGAAGGCTTTTTGGTCACGCCGATCACCAAGCTGGAACTGATCCTGGGGCTGAACACGGCGGGCGCGCTCAAGGCGATTGCTTCCGGCATTGTCATCACCGTCGTCGGCTCGCTGCTCGCCGGCGTGAGCGCGACGTTCCGCCCGCAGCAGGCCGTGTTGCTGGCGCTGCTCATCCTGGTGACGTCGCTCGCCTTTAACACCATGATGTTCCTGTTCATGGTGCGCGTGGAGGACCCGCTGGTGCCGCGCGCCACCTTTGGCGTGCTCAACACGCTCTTGTTCTTCCCCAGCGGCGCGATTTACCCGATCAACGCATTTCCCAAGTGGTTGCAGGTGATCGCCATCGCGGATCCGTTTTCTTACGCCGTGCACGCCTTCAAGGCGCTGCTGCTGAAAGAGGCGGGATTCGCGGCCATTTGGCACGATCTGCTCTTCCTGACCCTGTTTGCCGCCATCATGATTTCCATCGCCACGCCGCTGTTCAAGCGCACCCTGTAG